From Pseudoalteromonas piratica:
ATTGCCGCTAGCAGAAGGTGAAAGCATAGTAATGCGTTTTCTTGTAAAAGAGTCTGTTAGTTATGATATTGAATCTATAGGTCTGTCTCCTGATATTAAAGCATTTTTAGAGGAAGATATTCAGAAAACTGCTGGAGTAGTCCTTTTAACCGGTCCTACGGGGAGTGGTAAAACAACATCACTGTATTCATTTCTGAGTAAATTAAACTCGGATGATGTAAAAATAATCACGCTAGAAGACCCAGTAGAATATCAACTTGAGGGTATTAATCAAATTCACGTTAACTCGGATATTGGTTATACCTTTGCTAAAGGGTTGAGAAGCATTGTGCGTCAGGATCCCGATATCATTATGCTAGGTGAGATTCGAGATCAAGAAACTGCAAATGTAGCCTTGCAGTCAGCGCTTACAGGGCACTTAGTGTTTTCGACCGTGCATACTAATGATGCGCCAAGCTCCTACACAAGATTACTTGATCTAGGTGTTGATGAATTTCTTTTAAATGCTGCATTGGTTTCGATTGTCGCTCAACGATTAGCACGCAAGTTGTGCACTCATTGTTGTGATGATAATAAGGATCTGATTCTTAGTGAGACCTACGGGCTAACAGAAAAAGCGAAACAATGGGGCCTAAATACAGTTAACTTGAAAAAGGCAGTTGGTTGTAAACAGTGTAATTTCACAGGTTTTAAAGGTCGTTTGGCAATTGTTGAATACTTGCGTTGCGATGATGCAATTAGTGCTATGCCTAAATCAGATGATTTTATTGCCAAGGCTCATAAAAAAATGCATCGCGAAGGCGTTCGTACTTTAATGGAAGATGGACTTTACAAAGTTATTCAAGGGCAAACTACAATCGAAGAAATTCAACGAGTTTGTGGATAAGGTTTTATTGTGAAATTCGAATACATAGGCTACGGTGGCTCAGGCGGAAAAGTTAAAGGTACCGTAGATGCAGAAGATAAAAAGCAAGCAATTACGGTTCTGGCAAATGATCAAATAACTGTAGTAAAGATTAAACCATTCTCTGAATCAAATGTATCAAACAAACGAAGTAAAAGGCTTTCCACAGATGAGTTAGAGTTTTTTACGAATCAATTGTCAATGCTACTGAAAAATAAGCTGAAGATTGATAAGGCTCTGAATTTACTAAAAAAAACAGCCAATAAGCCCAATGTAATTCACTTGGTAGATACGATCTTAGCTGATGTTAAAAATGGTAAATTACTTTCATTAGCTTTGGAAGATACAAAACAATTTGATGCGCTGTACATCAATTTGATTCGCGTTGGAGAAGAAAGTGGTAATTTGTCGATAGTAATGCAAGGGTTAGCAAATGATTTAAAGTTTAGAGCCGAGCTAGCTAAGAAAGTTAAACAAGCTACAGCTTACCCAATGATGATATTGGGATTTTGTTTTTTCGCTATTTTATTTATTTTTAACTTTATCATACCTAGGATGAGTGTGATGTTTGAAGATGCGAAAGAGCTACCTGTGTATACAGAAATATTACTTTCAGTTACTAGTTTTGTTTTGCAGTATCAGTTTTTACTTATTATAGGTGTGCCTTTATTCGTTTTTATTTTGATTTCAATGGCGAAACAAAATGAGTCGGTCAATCGCTTTATCGAAACGTTTATGTTGACTGCACCTGCTATCAAACGTTTTTCGGCTCAAGTGGAAAGTTTGAAGTTTAGTGGTTCTATGGAATTGTGCTTAGAAAATGGAGTGCTACTTGAGCGAGCTCTAGAGTTATCAGTCAACAGCATGTCTTTTTCGAGTAACCAGAAAAAGCTATATGCTTCTTTAGTAAAAGTTAAATCTGGAGGTTCATTAGTGAATTCTTTGGAGAATACACACATATTAGATGATGTGCAGTTAGGTTTGTTAGAGGTTGGTGAAGAGAGTGGTGATTTAGTTTCTGTATTCAAGGAAATTACAAGCCGTACAAGGACTGAATTTGAGCAAGCAGTGAACAAGTTTACATCTCTTTTGGAACCGCTGTTGATAATGATAATGGGCTTAATC
This genomic window contains:
- a CDS encoding GspE/PulE family protein, coding for MEFNDFLADKAKLSEDDINKLSIFVNQYGVRPEVAAVNLGIVSEEKIVEIVAAFLNASYLPSDDVTDFLDSIDKSALPELPSELSSLLKDEKHFCLSFDAPELYCLTSQAFSNDIYQYCINHGLVLKQLLCSDAVFREVESLLVLETTNGQLIGDNEVEKLKEIASEAPIVNLVNSLFSRAMQAGASDLHIEPYNGNARVRFRVDGVLKTVEVLPHHIQLPVISRIKILSEMDIAEKRRPQDGKISLRVAGKELDIRVSALPLAEGESIVMRFLVKESVSYDIESIGLSPDIKAFLEEDIQKTAGVVLLTGPTGSGKTTSLYSFLSKLNSDDVKIITLEDPVEYQLEGINQIHVNSDIGYTFAKGLRSIVRQDPDIIMLGEIRDQETANVALQSALTGHLVFSTVHTNDAPSSYTRLLDLGVDEFLLNAALVSIVAQRLARKLCTHCCDDNKDLILSETYGLTEKAKQWGLNTVNLKKAVGCKQCNFTGFKGRLAIVEYLRCDDAISAMPKSDDFIAKAHKKMHREGVRTLMEDGLYKVIQGQTTIEEIQRVCG
- a CDS encoding type II secretion system F family protein, with the protein product MKFEYIGYGGSGGKVKGTVDAEDKKQAITVLANDQITVVKIKPFSESNVSNKRSKRLSTDELEFFTNQLSMLLKNKLKIDKALNLLKKTANKPNVIHLVDTILADVKNGKLLSLALEDTKQFDALYINLIRVGEESGNLSIVMQGLANDLKFRAELAKKVKQATAYPMMILGFCFFAILFIFNFIIPRMSVMFEDAKELPVYTEILLSVTSFVLQYQFLLIIGVPLFVFILISMAKQNESVNRFIETFMLTAPAIKRFSAQVESLKFSGSMELCLENGVLLERALELSVNSMSFSSNQKKLYASLVKVKSGGSLVNSLENTHILDDVQLGLLEVGEESGDLVSVFKEITSRTRTEFEQAVNKFTSLLEPLLIMIMGLIVGSIVVVMLMSIISVQDVGL